In Toxoplasma gondii ME49 chromosome X, whole genome shotgun sequence, a single genomic region encodes these proteins:
- a CDS encoding hypothetical protein (encoded by transcript TGME49_207240), whose amino-acid sequence MATDSSSGLSLPPKNAELREKEDAALQGDDLRLIVALADRNPVEIEVKSSTEVGYVKLLLADRLGIEARRLRLFYHNDSKEVTLIDPMSLCDFKGIRPPSAEIQAQIL is encoded by the exons ATGGCGACAGACAGCAGTAGCGGCCTCTCCTTACCGCCAAAGAATGCCGAACtgcgggagaaagaggatgCTGCACTCCAAGGAGATGATCTCCGACTCATCGTGGCGCTCGCCGACAGAAATCCAGTTGAAATTGAG GTAAAGAGCAGTACCGAGGTTGGATACGTGAAGCTATTACTGGCAGACCGCCTTGGCATCGAagcgcggcgtctgcgcctGTTCTACCACAACGACAGCAAAGAAGTGACTCTGATTGATCCGATGAGCTTGTGCGACTTCAAAGGCATTCGGCCACCTAGCGCCGAGATCCAAGCCCAGATATTGTGA